A single Lolium perenne isolate Kyuss_39 chromosome 6, Kyuss_2.0, whole genome shotgun sequence DNA region contains:
- the LOC127305281 gene encoding uncharacterized protein: MDHVHHETMLRRPASGHEAALRSIKKPPSKPWRAGGLAPSPTPPKVYRVEPREFRDLVQRLTGAPAAGLQQHQHAAVAPTLPVAVRVGTGATGQETVGPMHAAAPWLSFPLVAPAAAMHPRLDGNQLM; the protein is encoded by the coding sequence ATGGACCACGTGCACCACGAGACGATGCTGAGGCGGCCGGCatcgggccacgaggcggcgctccGGTCCATCAAGAAGCCGCCGTCCAAGCCGTGGCGCGCCGGAGGCCTGGCACCGTCGCCGACGCCGCCCAAGGTGTACCGCGTGGAGCCCAGGGAGTTCAGGGACCTTGTGCAGAGGCTCACGGGCGCGCCCGCCGCGGGactgcagcagcaccagcacGCCGCGGTGGCGCCTACGCTGCCCGTGGCCGTCCGCGTTGGCACCGGCGCCACCGGACAGGAGACGGTCGGGCCGATGCACGCCGCTGCGCCGTGGCTGTCGTTCCCGCTCGTTGCCCCGGCGGCGGCCATGCACCCCCGCCTCGACGGCAACCAGCTCATGTAA